In a single window of the Saccharothrix australiensis genome:
- a CDS encoding GntR family transcriptional regulator, whose amino-acid sequence MLETSPATGVDARSRAQREPKYWGLKRHLLDLLRALPPGSPIPTERSLAAEFDVSRTTVRQALAELTVEGRLLRVQGKGTFAAEPKVAQRLQLSSYTEDMKAQGRQPSSRLIEASEMPAEAELARLLGVRAGAKVLRLHRLRLADGEPMAIETTHLALGRFRGLRRYLAPGASLYQVLRERFGVEMGHAEETIETALASPEEAELLGADIGLPMLLLSRHSFDTEGNPVEWVRSVYRGDRYKFVATLNRPTD is encoded by the coding sequence ATGCTGGAGACGAGCCCGGCAACTGGCGTCGACGCCAGGTCTCGCGCGCAGCGCGAGCCGAAGTACTGGGGCCTCAAGCGGCACCTGCTCGACCTGTTGCGCGCGCTGCCACCGGGGTCACCGATCCCGACCGAACGGTCGCTGGCGGCCGAGTTCGACGTGTCGCGGACGACGGTGCGGCAGGCGCTCGCGGAGCTGACCGTCGAGGGTCGGTTGCTGCGCGTGCAGGGCAAGGGGACGTTCGCCGCCGAACCGAAGGTGGCGCAACGGCTTCAACTGTCCTCGTACACAGAGGACATGAAGGCGCAGGGCAGGCAGCCGTCGTCGCGGCTGATCGAGGCGTCGGAGATGCCCGCGGAGGCCGAGCTGGCGAGGCTGCTCGGCGTCCGGGCGGGCGCGAAGGTGCTCCGACTGCACCGCCTCCGGTTGGCCGACGGCGAGCCGATGGCCATCGAGACGACCCACCTGGCCCTCGGGCGGTTCCGGGGCCTGCGCCGCTACCTGGCGCCGGGCGCGTCGCTGTACCAGGTGCTGCGGGAGCGCTTCGGGGTCGAGATGGGCCACGCGGAGGAGACTATTGAGACCGCGCTGGCCTCGCCCGAGGAGGCCGAACTGCTGGGCGCGGACATCGGCCTGCCGATGCTGCTGCTGTCCCGGCACTCCTTCGACACCGAGGGCAACCCGGTCGAATGGGTCCGCTCGGTCTACCGGGGCGACCGCTACAAGTTCGTGGCCACGCTGAACCGCCCGACGGACTGA
- a CDS encoding MFS transporter, with the protein MANTIQWGTPRARAVLATTILGSGMALLDSTVVNVALPRIGGELRADVAGLQWTLDGYLLSLASLILVAGSLGDRYGRRRVFTFGVVWFGAASLLCGLAPTTELLVAARVLQGVGGALLTPGSLAIVQSAFAPRDRARAIGAWSGLSGVATAVGPLVGGLLVELWSWRLAFLVNLPVAALCVWLARHVPESRDDRLTGRPDVLGSVVGAVGLAGVTGALVEAPTRGADALVVTAGAVGVAGMVAFVVLQRVGSAPLVPPRLFANRTFVLANALTFLLYAALGGVMVLMVLQLQVSLGYGPTAAGLASLPITLIMLALSARSGRVAQRIGPRAQLVVGPLLVGAGMFLLRGAEPGAGYLDGVLPGVLVFGVGLAAVVAPVTATVLAAVPERYVGVASGVNNAVARTGSLVAVAVLPAIGGLSGARYTDPVAMTAGWQASLLVCAAAAAVGGLLALGTDNDVLRPVEPGRECHSCGVDAPPHRTHT; encoded by the coding sequence GTGGCGAACACCATCCAGTGGGGCACCCCGCGCGCGAGGGCCGTACTGGCGACCACGATCCTCGGTTCCGGGATGGCGTTGCTCGACAGCACCGTCGTCAACGTCGCCCTGCCGCGCATCGGCGGCGAACTGCGCGCCGACGTGGCCGGCCTCCAGTGGACGCTCGACGGCTACCTGCTGTCGCTCGCCTCGTTGATCCTGGTGGCGGGCTCGCTCGGCGACCGCTACGGCCGCCGCAGGGTCTTCACCTTCGGCGTGGTCTGGTTCGGCGCGGCCTCGCTGCTCTGCGGCCTCGCGCCGACCACCGAACTGCTCGTCGCGGCCCGCGTCCTCCAGGGCGTCGGCGGCGCGCTGCTCACACCGGGCTCGCTGGCGATCGTCCAGTCGGCGTTCGCGCCGCGGGACCGCGCCCGCGCGATCGGGGCGTGGTCGGGGCTGTCCGGCGTGGCGACCGCCGTGGGTCCGCTGGTCGGTGGGCTGCTCGTGGAGCTGTGGTCGTGGCGGCTCGCGTTCCTGGTCAACCTGCCGGTGGCCGCCCTGTGCGTGTGGCTGGCCCGGCACGTGCCGGAGTCGCGCGACGACCGGCTCACCGGCAGGCCGGACGTCCTGGGCTCGGTGGTCGGAGCGGTCGGCTTGGCGGGCGTCACCGGTGCGCTGGTCGAGGCGCCGACCAGGGGAGCCGACGCGCTGGTCGTCACCGCCGGCGCGGTCGGCGTCGCGGGCATGGTCGCGTTCGTGGTGCTCCAACGCGTCGGCAGCGCGCCCCTGGTGCCGCCCCGGTTGTTCGCGAACCGGACGTTCGTGCTGGCCAACGCCCTGACGTTCCTCCTGTACGCCGCGCTCGGCGGCGTCATGGTGCTGATGGTGCTCCAGCTCCAGGTGTCCCTCGGCTACGGTCCGACGGCGGCCGGGCTCGCGAGCCTCCCGATCACCCTGATCATGCTCGCGCTGTCGGCGAGGTCGGGCCGGGTGGCGCAGCGGATCGGGCCGAGGGCCCAGCTGGTCGTCGGACCTCTGCTGGTCGGCGCGGGGATGTTCCTCCTTCGGGGAGCCGAACCGGGCGCGGGCTACCTGGACGGCGTGCTGCCGGGCGTCCTCGTCTTCGGCGTCGGGCTGGCGGCGGTCGTGGCCCCGGTGACGGCGACCGTGCTGGCCGCCGTGCCGGAGCGGTACGTGGGCGTGGCGTCCGGTGTGAACAACGCCGTCGCCCGCACCGGCAGCCTGGTGGCGGTGGCGGTCCTGCCCGCGATCGGTGGCCTGTCGGGCGCGCGGTACACCGACCCGGTGGCCATGACGGCCGGGTGGCAGGCGTCGCTGCTGGTGTGCGCCGCGGCGGCGGCGGTCGGCGGGTTGTTGGCGTTGGGGACGGACAACGACGTGCTCCGCCCGGTCGAGCCGGGCCGCGAGTGCCACAGCTGCGGCGTCGACGCGCCACCGCACCGGACGCACACCTGA